The following DNA comes from Falsibacillus albus.
AGAGATTTTAGCGGTTGGTGTTCAAATGAAACCTTCTTTGACTGGAGAAGGGAACGGTTTAACGTTTATACAAGCAATCATTGACCAAGGGAGAGAACTTCTAGGCTATGACCACTTAGAACTGGCAGTGGCTCACTTTAATAAGCGGGCAATAAAACTTTATGAAAAGGCAGGCTTTAAAAGAAAGGGAGACTTTCAAAATAATATAAGAGGTGAAAACTATAATTTCATCATAATGGAAAAGGATTGGGGAGAGTAAGTTTGATGGGATTAATGTTTAATATTTTTGTGGAACTTACTTATTAAACAAACGCCGTAGGTTAGCTGTAAGTGGTTTTTGTTGTTAATCATTCACAAAGGTGTGTTCTTATGGATGTTAGAAGAGCGGGAAATGAAGATGCTCCAGGAATTGCGAAAGTTCACGTTGATAGTTGGAGAACGACTTATAAAAACATAATGTCAGATGAGTTTTTAATGAAGATATCATACGAACAAAGAACAGATTTATGGAATAAAAATATTTCTAAAGATGGTAATTATGTATTTGTAGCAGAAAATAATAATGGAGATATTGTTGGATTTGCGGATTGTGGAAAGAGAGAAAATAATGAGGTAGAAGACTCTGGTGATTTAACATCTATATATATCCTTGAAGAATATCAAGGAATAGGAATTGGAAAAGAGCTAATGAAACAACTATTTCTTCAATTCCAAGAATTGAACTACAATAAGGTTTTTGTGGAAGTATTAAAAGATAATAAAGCACGTTTTTTCTATGAATTTTACGGTGCAAAATTACTAAAAACAGAAAAAATAAAAATTGCTAGTGTTGAATTAGAGCTTCTCATATATGGATGGGATAATGTTAAAGATGTTGTTATTTAATCATTTTATTTTCACTATCGGGGCTTTAATTGAATGAGTTATATATCATATCAAATCAAAAAGCTCTTAGGTTTGAATATTTCCTAAACTTTATTATTTATTATGATATTTGTATTGCGCCATTCAATTAAAGGTGAATAAAAAAGGAGGCACTAAATGGTTTATAAATGGGAAACGTGCCCTTCTAAGGTTAGAGCTATTATATTTAATCTAAAAAATGAAATTATGAAAATACTTAACGAAGATATTATTGGTTTTTATATTCATGGTTCTTTGGCTATGGGAGGATTTAACCCGAAGAAAAGCGATATTGATGTTTTAGTCGTCACTCCAAAATCAATAAAAGTTGATGCGAAAAGGAAATTAGCGAAGCTCTTATTAATGTATTCTAATTCTCCATTTCCAATAGAAATAAGCTTTATCAACAAAGATCAATTAAAAAACTGGCTTCATCCTTGTCCCTTTGATTTTCATTATAGTGAGGTTTGGAGAGGGAGGTATGAAAATGATTTGTTAAAGGGAACAGACAATTTTTTAAACGACAGTATTAACACTGATCCAGATTTAGCAGCTCATGTAACTATAACCAAAAATAGAGGAATATGTGTAGAAGGCAAA
Coding sequences within:
- a CDS encoding GNAT family N-acetyltransferase; protein product: MNYKIRKRTKEDVHEFITWTYDGIYSFYDNNIQEEKINGFLQSIDNDQFYSVIDDQGQLIGNCEFFNVGEAPEEILAVGVQMKPSLTGEGNGLTFIQAIIDQGRELLGYDHLELAVAHFNKRAIKLYEKAGFKRKGDFQNNIRGENYNFIIMEKDWGE
- a CDS encoding GNAT family N-acetyltransferase translates to MDVRRAGNEDAPGIAKVHVDSWRTTYKNIMSDEFLMKISYEQRTDLWNKNISKDGNYVFVAENNNGDIVGFADCGKRENNEVEDSGDLTSIYILEEYQGIGIGKELMKQLFLQFQELNYNKVFVEVLKDNKARFFYEFYGAKLLKTEKIKIASVELELLIYGWDNVKDVVI
- a CDS encoding nucleotidyltransferase domain-containing protein, producing the protein MVYKWETCPSKVRAIIFNLKNEIMKILNEDIIGFYIHGSLAMGGFNPKKSDIDVLVVTPKSIKVDAKRKLAKLLLMYSNSPFPIEISFINKDQLKNWLHPCPFDFHYSEVWRGRYENDLLKGTDNFLNDSINTDPDLAAHVTITKNRGICVEGKPIDQVFPLIPCGDYTASIIGDFQECIENIEEDPTYCTLNLIRVFWYLKEGVISSKQEAGEWGLLTLPKEMGDTIKKVIDCYGTEKDANGFEKDELLVIKDYIAKNVQALKKGL